A part of Scleropages formosus chromosome 3, fSclFor1.1, whole genome shotgun sequence genomic DNA contains:
- the LOC108924748 gene encoding protein yippee-like 2 — protein MTRSKTFQAYLPSCHRTYSCIHCRAHLANHDELISKSFQGSQGRAYLFNSVVNVGCGPAEERVLLTGLHAVADIYCENCKTTLGWKYEHAFESSQKYKEGKFIIELAHMIKDNGWD, from the exons ATGACGCGCTCCAAGACGTTCCAGGCGTACCTGCCGAGCTGCCACCGCACCTACAGCTGCATCCACTGCCGCGCTCACCTGGCCAACCACGACGAGCTCATCTCCAAG TCATTCCAGGGAAGCCAAGGCAGAGCGTATCTCTTCAACTCGGT GGTCAACGTGGGCTGCGGGCCGGCGGAGGAGCGGGTCCTGCTGACGGGGCTCCACGCCGTCGCCGACATCTACTGCGAGAACTGCAAGACCACGCTGGGTTGGAAATAC gaacaCGCCTTCGAGAGCAGCCAGAAGTACAAGGAGGGCAAGTTCATCATCGAACTGGCGCACATGATCAAGGACAACGGCTGGGACTGA